One window from the genome of Jeotgalibaca sp. MA1X17-3 encodes:
- the lexA gene encoding transcriptional repressor LexA, protein MTKSRDTRQMEVLLFIYNEVQKKGYPPTVREIGNAVNLSSTSTVHGHLSRLEKSGYIYRDPTKPRAIEVSETGLTKLGVKSNQMPLLGTVTAGEPILAIEEATDFFPIPPDLQYVSEDLFMLKIRGDSMINVGILSDDSVIVRKQTSAENGDIVIAITDEDEATCKRFYKEKDYYRLQPENNSMSPIILENVQILGKVVGLYRSHIS, encoded by the coding sequence ATGACAAAAAGTAGAGACACCCGGCAAATGGAAGTACTGCTTTTCATATATAACGAAGTACAGAAAAAGGGATATCCTCCAACTGTTCGTGAAATTGGAAATGCAGTCAATCTTTCTTCTACTTCCACTGTGCACGGGCACCTATCAAGACTAGAAAAATCAGGATATATTTATAGAGATCCTACAAAACCACGTGCAATAGAAGTTAGCGAAACTGGATTAACGAAACTTGGTGTAAAATCAAATCAAATGCCCTTACTTGGTACTGTAACAGCAGGAGAACCAATCCTTGCTATAGAAGAAGCAACCGACTTTTTCCCAATACCTCCTGATTTACAATATGTTTCAGAAGACTTGTTTATGTTAAAAATTCGCGGTGATAGCATGATTAACGTTGGTATACTAAGTGATGATTCTGTTATCGTTAGAAAGCAAACGTCTGCTGAAAATGGTGATATCGTTATTGCTATAACGGATGAAGATGAAGCAACCTGTAAAAGATTTTATAAAGAAAAAGACTATTATCGACTACAACCTGAAAATAATAGTATGTCCCCAATTATATTAGAAAACGTTCAAATCCTAGGGAAAGTAGTAGGGTTATACAGAAGTCATATTTCATAA
- the pyrH gene encoding UMP kinase has translation MEKPKYKRVILKLSGEALAGKAGFGINPPIIKEFVKEIKQVQELGVEIAIVVGGGNIWRGTTGEEMGMERAQADYMGMLATVMNSLALQDVLENEGVPTRVQTSIEMRQVAEPYIRRRAIRHLEKGRVVIFAGGTGNPYFSTDTTAALRAAEIEADVILMAKNNVDGVYSADPQKDANAIKFTELTHLDVISKGLQVMDTTASSLSMDNDIPLVVFNLNKPGNIRRVIMGEEIGTTVKGSKK, from the coding sequence ATGGAAAAACCAAAATATAAACGCGTCATTTTGAAGTTAAGTGGAGAAGCGTTAGCTGGAAAAGCAGGTTTCGGGATTAATCCTCCCATTATTAAAGAATTTGTCAAAGAAATTAAACAAGTCCAAGAATTAGGAGTAGAGATTGCTATTGTTGTGGGTGGTGGAAACATTTGGCGTGGCACAACTGGAGAAGAAATGGGTATGGAGCGGGCACAAGCTGACTACATGGGAATGCTTGCGACTGTCATGAATTCATTAGCACTCCAGGATGTTTTGGAAAATGAAGGAGTACCGACAAGAGTACAAACATCTATCGAGATGCGTCAAGTTGCTGAGCCATATATTAGAAGAAGAGCAATCCGTCACCTTGAAAAAGGTAGAGTAGTTATTTTTGCAGGTGGAACTGGAAATCCGTATTTCTCAACAGATACAACAGCGGCATTAAGAGCTGCTGAAATTGAAGCGGATGTTATTCTTATGGCGAAGAATAATGTGGATGGAGTTTATTCTGCTGATCCACAAAAAGACGCAAATGCTATTAAATTTACAGAATTAACCCATTTAGATGTTATATCAAAAGGGCTACAAGTAATGGATACTACTGCAAGTTCATTAAGCATGGATAATGATATTCCATTAGTTGTTTTCAATTTAAATAAACCCGGAAATATCCGACGTGTTATAATGGGGGAAGAAATAGGTACAACAGTAAAGGGGAGTAAAAAATGA
- a CDS encoding YneF family protein — protein MSTGAWIFIVVLGVILGAVGGFFLSRKYMMNYFEENPPFSEDMLRSMMMQMGQKPSERKVKQIMASMKAQSSKKKKNKLNRYKLWMHVFGPLFLFL, from the coding sequence ATGAGTACAGGAGCTTGGATTTTTATTGTAGTTTTAGGAGTAATTTTAGGTGCAGTGGGTGGATTCTTTCTTTCACGTAAGTATATGATGAATTATTTTGAAGAAAACCCTCCTTTTTCTGAAGATATGTTACGATCGATGATGATGCAGATGGGACAAAAGCCATCTGAACGCAAAGTAAAACAAATTATGGCATCGATGAAGGCACAATCTTCAAAAAAGAAAAAAAATAAGTTGAATAGATACAAATTGTGGATGCATGTTTTTGGTCCACTTTTTTTATTTTTGTAA
- a CDS encoding ABC transporter ATP-binding protein — MGIFKRLKWFFKQEWKAYSIGIFFLVMVAIIQVISPRIVGNIIDQISLKTLTSRTLLIQVGIILACGIAQYLFRYIWRMKIWGTSAKLEKIMRSRLFHHFTKMDAIFFQKYRTGDLMAHATNDLNAIRLVAGAGILTLADSISSGGITLITMLFFVNWKLTLIAMLPLPALTIVARLLGKRMHKNFRKAQAAFSGLNDKTQESITGVKVIKTFGEEELDIEDFEKRTNDVVEKNKEVYVIDSLFGPSINFIIGISYALSLIFGGLFIMNGEMTIGALVTFFSYIGLMRWPMLAAGRLLNVLERGSASYNRIEELMTEESHIVEKDGAINQSLDGDLQVDIKSFQYVNAEHDALTDIHFTLKKGETLGIVGRTGSGKSTLFNLLLREYDQYTGSIQYNGIDIRHYTLDSLLNGVGYVPQDNFLFSTNIRDNIRFADPFLSQEEVESAAKITDVHEDILDFTNGYDTLVGERGVSLSGGQKQRVAIARAVVTNPELLILDDSLSAVDAKTEEKILENLKEKRNGETTIIAAHRISSVMHANEIIVLEDGKISERGNHEELMALNGWYRQMYEKQQLESKLEGEDE, encoded by the coding sequence ATGGGAATATTTAAAAGATTAAAATGGTTCTTTAAACAAGAATGGAAAGCTTATAGTATTGGAATATTCTTTTTGGTGATGGTCGCAATTATTCAAGTGATATCTCCTCGAATTGTCGGAAATATTATTGATCAAATTAGTCTGAAAACACTAACTAGCCGAACTCTTCTTATTCAGGTAGGGATTATTTTAGCCTGTGGAATAGCTCAGTATCTTTTCCGTTATATTTGGAGAATGAAAATTTGGGGAACTTCAGCTAAACTTGAAAAAATTATGCGGTCTCGTTTGTTCCATCACTTTACGAAGATGGATGCCATCTTTTTCCAGAAATACCGGACAGGTGATTTAATGGCCCATGCAACTAACGATTTGAATGCTATTCGTTTAGTTGCAGGAGCTGGAATTCTTACGTTAGCGGATTCTATTTCTTCTGGAGGAATTACACTTATAACTATGCTATTTTTTGTCAATTGGAAATTAACATTGATAGCGATGCTTCCATTACCTGCTTTAACAATTGTAGCTCGTTTGTTGGGAAAAAGAATGCACAAAAATTTCCGAAAAGCACAAGCTGCCTTTTCTGGTTTGAATGACAAAACGCAAGAAAGTATTACGGGTGTTAAAGTTATTAAAACATTTGGAGAAGAAGAGTTAGATATAGAGGACTTTGAAAAAAGAACTAATGATGTAGTAGAAAAAAATAAAGAAGTTTATGTGATTGATTCCTTGTTTGGTCCATCGATTAATTTCATTATTGGAATTTCATATGCACTTTCTCTTATTTTTGGTGGATTATTCATCATGAATGGGGAAATGACAATTGGTGCCTTAGTTACTTTCTTTAGCTATATTGGATTAATGAGATGGCCTATGTTAGCAGCCGGTCGTTTACTTAATGTTTTAGAAAGAGGAAGTGCCAGTTATAACCGAATTGAGGAGTTAATGACAGAGGAGTCCCATATCGTTGAAAAGGATGGAGCAATCAATCAATCTTTAGATGGCGATTTACAAGTGGATATCAAAAGTTTTCAATATGTGAATGCAGAGCATGATGCATTAACTGATATTCATTTTACTTTGAAAAAAGGAGAAACCTTAGGGATTGTTGGAAGAACTGGTTCAGGTAAAAGTACGTTGTTCAATTTACTCCTTCGTGAGTATGATCAATATACTGGTTCCATCCAATATAATGGAATTGATATTCGCCATTATACTCTAGATAGCCTTTTGAATGGAGTTGGATATGTTCCACAAGATAACTTCCTTTTCTCAACAAATATTAGAGATAATATTCGCTTTGCCGATCCATTTCTATCTCAAGAAGAAGTAGAGTCCGCAGCTAAAATTACAGACGTTCATGAAGATATCTTAGACTTTACGAATGGATACGATACTTTAGTAGGTGAACGTGGGGTGTCTCTTTCAGGAGGTCAGAAACAGCGTGTTGCGATTGCTCGTGCAGTTGTTACTAATCCAGAATTGTTGATACTCGATGATTCTTTATCTGCAGTTGATGCGAAGACAGAAGAAAAAATATTAGAGAATCTTAAAGAAAAAAGAAATGGTGAAACAACCATTATTGCTGCACATCGAATTAGTAGTGTGATGCACGCCAATGAGATTATCGTTTTAGAAGACGGAAAAATTTCTGAACGTGGAAATCATGAAGAGTTAATGGCTTTAAATGGTTGGTACCGACAAATGTATGAAAAACAACAGCTAGAAAGTAAATTGGAAGGGGAGGATGAATAA
- the frr gene encoding ribosome recycling factor, whose amino-acid sequence MKDILMDTSERMKKAEASFERELASIRAGRANASLLDRLEVEYYGASTPVNQLATIAVPEARMLTITPYDKTVLGDIEKAIYKSDLGLNPANDGTLIRLVIPQLTEERRKELAKLVGKDSENAKIAVRNIRRDAMDALKKAEKNSEITEDELHMTEKKVQELTDESVKNIDTIAENKEQELLDV is encoded by the coding sequence ATGAAAGATATATTAATGGACACTTCTGAACGTATGAAGAAAGCGGAGGCTTCGTTTGAAAGAGAATTAGCTTCCATTCGTGCTGGACGTGCAAATGCTAGTCTACTAGATCGCCTTGAGGTAGAATATTATGGTGCAAGCACTCCTGTTAATCAACTTGCAACGATCGCTGTTCCAGAGGCAAGAATGCTAACCATCACTCCATACGATAAAACTGTTTTAGGTGATATCGAAAAAGCTATTTATAAAAGTGATTTAGGCCTTAATCCCGCTAATGATGGAACGTTAATTCGACTTGTGATTCCTCAACTTACTGAAGAACGAAGAAAAGAGTTAGCAAAATTAGTAGGAAAAGACAGTGAAAACGCAAAAATTGCTGTTCGAAACATTCGTAGAGATGCAATGGACGCTTTGAAAAAAGCTGAGAAAAACAGTGAAATTACGGAAGATGAATTACATATGACTGAGAAAAAAGTTCAAGAACTAACAGACGAAAGTGTAAAAAATATAGACACGATCGCTGAAAATAAGGAACAAGAACTACTAGACGTTTAA
- the tsf gene encoding translation elongation factor Ts, whose product MADVTAKMVKELRDKTGAGMMDAKRALVAVDGNMEEAVDHLRESGLAQAAKKSGRIAAEGLANVYVNANTAVIAEVNAETDFVAKNDRFQNLVKDITVTIEENKPATVEEALEIKSGEETLSDSITNATNVIGEKLSLRRFDIVNKTDNEVFGSYLHQGGRIAVLTVLEGADEETAKDVAMHIAAINPKYISREQVSTEELEHEKKVLTEQALNEGKPANIVEKMIQGRLNKFLSEISMNDQPFVKDPDMTVGKFVESKGGTVKSFVRFEVGEGIEKRQENFADEVMSQLKK is encoded by the coding sequence ATGGCAGATGTTACTGCAAAAATGGTTAAAGAACTACGTGACAAAACTGGCGCAGGAATGATGGATGCGAAAAGAGCTCTCGTAGCAGTAGATGGAAATATGGAAGAAGCAGTTGATCACTTAAGAGAAAGTGGATTAGCACAAGCTGCAAAAAAATCTGGACGTATTGCTGCTGAAGGATTAGCAAATGTTTATGTTAATGCAAACACGGCAGTTATTGCTGAAGTTAATGCTGAAACAGACTTTGTTGCTAAAAATGATCGTTTCCAAAACCTAGTAAAAGACATTACTGTAACGATCGAAGAAAACAAGCCAGCAACCGTAGAAGAAGCTTTAGAAATCAAATCTGGAGAAGAAACGTTGAGCGATAGTATCACAAATGCTACAAACGTGATCGGTGAAAAACTTTCTCTTCGTCGTTTTGATATCGTAAATAAAACTGATAACGAAGTATTCGGTTCTTACTTACACCAAGGTGGACGTATCGCTGTATTGACTGTTCTTGAAGGAGCAGATGAAGAAACAGCTAAAGACGTAGCTATGCATATTGCAGCTATCAATCCTAAGTACATTTCACGCGAACAAGTTTCTACTGAAGAACTAGAGCATGAAAAGAAAGTTCTTACTGAACAAGCGTTGAACGAAGGAAAACCTGCAAATATCGTAGAGAAGATGATCCAAGGTCGTCTAAACAAATTCTTGAGCGAAATTTCAATGAATGATCAACCATTTGTTAAAGATCCAGATATGACTGTTGGTAAATTTGTTGAGTCCAAAGGTGGAACAGTTAAATCCTTTGTACGTTTTGAAGTAGGAGAAGGAATTGAAAAACGTCAGGAAAACTTTGCTGACGAAGTAATGAGTCAACTTAAGAAATAA
- a CDS encoding IS3 family transposase (programmed frameshift), with amino-acid sequence MAKYSYELKLKIVEDYMNGKGGYYYLANKYGVTSDSTVKKWVNSYKAMGKDSLKRSRQNKSYSVQFKVNAVELYLTTEMSYQNLAIELEINNPSLLARWVQVFHSEGMEGLSKAKGRPPKMTPDQHSKDQESRETNGSQEPHIEELKKQVHRLEIENAFFKRTQEVAERGIAQSNEQISRVIHTLRGRFKLKDILEVVKFPKSTYMYWQKRFDREDPDKEIKEVMMTIRKQHADYGYRRMKKELLKYGVEINHKKLQRLMVELDIRVKSYSRKSRKYSSYKGNVGVLAPNRINGRFNSSIPYQKITTDTTEFKYYEKDESGRLQIKKLYLDPFMDLFNREIISFKVTKQPNGESIIAALNDAIQASRTCKYRRMFHSDQGWAYQMKAYGVELEDNNIFQSMSRKGNCFDNSPMENFFSILKQEMYHGRIYKSYGELKKAIVIFINYYNNDRMKEKLNWLSPIEYRLSSPSLKQSA; translated from the exons ATGGCTAAATATAGTTATGAGTTGAAATTAAAAATCGTTGAAGATTATATGAATGGCAAAGGGGGATATTATTACCTCGCCAATAAATATGGTGTTACGTCTGATTCAACTGTTAAAAAATGGGTGAATAGCTATAAAGCAATGGGAAAGGATAGTTTAAAACGTAGTCGTCAAAATAAGAGTTATTCTGTTCAATTCAAGGTAAATGCGGTAGAGTTATATTTAACTACAGAAATGTCCTATCAGAATCTCGCTATAGAACTTGAAATTAATAATCCCAGTCTCTTGGCAAGATGGGTTCAAGTCTTTCATAGCGAAGGTATGGAAGGCCTTTCTAAAGCGAAAGGAAGACCGCCTAAAATGACTCCAGATCAACATTCTAAAGACCAAGAGTCTCGTGAGACCAACGGGTCTCAAGAACCCCATATTGAAGAGTTGAAAAAACAAGTCCATCGTTTAGAAATAGAGAACGCCTTTT TTAAAAGAACTCAGGAGGTTGCGGAGCGAGGAATCGCACAAAGCAACGAACAAATCTCAAGAGTCATTCACACCCTCCGAGGACGATTCAAATTAAAAGACATTCTTGAGGTCGTAAAATTTCCTAAATCAACGTATATGTACTGGCAAAAACGTTTTGATCGAGAAGACCCAGATAAAGAAATCAAAGAAGTGATGATGACTATAAGAAAGCAGCACGCTGATTATGGGTACCGACGTATGAAAAAAGAGTTACTTAAGTATGGTGTTGAAATCAATCATAAAAAGCTTCAGCGACTCATGGTTGAACTTGATATCCGCGTTAAATCTTATTCTCGAAAATCACGAAAATACAGTTCTTATAAAGGTAACGTCGGAGTTCTAGCTCCTAATCGTATAAATGGACGGTTTAACTCCTCTATCCCTTATCAAAAAATCACTACGGACACGACGGAGTTTAAATATTATGAGAAAGACGAATCAGGTCGTTTGCAAATTAAAAAGTTATACCTCGATCCATTTATGGATTTATTTAATCGCGAGATCATTAGTTTTAAAGTGACTAAACAACCCAATGGCGAAAGCATTATAGCAGCTTTAAATGACGCTATCCAGGCTTCGAGAACGTGTAAATATAGACGAATGTTCCATTCAGATCAGGGCTGGGCGTATCAAATGAAGGCCTATGGTGTAGAATTAGAAGACAACAACATTTTCCAAAGTATGTCCCGTAAGGGAAACTGCTTCGATAACAGTCCAATGGAGAACTTCTTTAGTATATTGAAACAGGAAATGTATCATGGACGTATTTATAAAAGTTACGGGGAATTAAAGAAAGCAATAGTGATCTTCATTAATTATTACAATAACGATCGAATGAAGGAGAAACTTAATTGGTTAAGTCCAATTGAATACCGATTATCATCACCTTCTTTAAAACAAAGCGCATAA
- a CDS encoding ABC transporter ATP-binding protein, which translates to MEKSVWSKSFSFKEQMSVLKKIFVFAAPYKKQFFTSLLFGIGLAAANVISPRIIQIFLDDYVTKNNATFEIGLQFAGLYMLTIIFKMVTMYFQNYIFKMASEKSVQNVRNHLFRKINGLGMRYFDQTPAGSIVSRITNDTETIKEFWAVFLALAEGLLSIVSVFIAMWILNKSVTLLFLLFLPMMGLMVWIYQKYSTQIYRSMRQRLSELNTKLNENILGMSIIQQFRQEKRLQKDFDDINESYANGRIAMVKMNALLLYPFISLLQAIALTMVLYLFGFQSFDGFVEVGIIYSFTTYITNFFRPLGMMMDNLSVFQDGIVSSYRVISTLDNPELVPEQQEEEGLEITNGKIEFKNVTFSYDGEQDVLKDISFTAHPGETVALVGHTGSGKSSIINVLMRFYEFTEGDILIDGKSIKDYPMEEIREKMGLVLQDSFLFYGDISRNIRLMDENIPDVAIEKAAEFVHADDFIESLPNEYHAKVIERGASYSSGERQLISFARTIIRDPKVLILDEATASIDTETENLIQQSMEKMRKGRTTIAIAHRLSTIRDAQLILVLEKGRIVERGTHEELIALEGTYYDMYRLQSMNN; encoded by the coding sequence ATGGAAAAATCTGTATGGTCAAAATCTTTTTCTTTTAAAGAACAAATGAGTGTCCTAAAGAAAATCTTTGTATTTGCCGCCCCCTATAAAAAGCAATTTTTTACATCATTGCTTTTCGGTATCGGACTAGCTGCTGCCAATGTCATATCACCGCGAATCATCCAAATATTTTTGGATGATTATGTAACTAAAAATAATGCTACTTTTGAAATTGGATTACAATTTGCTGGATTATATATGCTGACTATTATTTTTAAAATGGTCACGATGTACTTTCAAAATTATATATTCAAGATGGCATCGGAAAAATCAGTTCAAAATGTACGAAATCATCTCTTTCGTAAAATAAATGGACTAGGGATGCGTTATTTTGATCAAACACCAGCGGGGTCTATTGTATCTCGAATTACCAATGACACTGAAACAATAAAAGAATTTTGGGCTGTTTTTCTTGCTCTTGCAGAAGGTCTGTTAAGTATCGTTTCTGTATTTATTGCTATGTGGATTTTGAATAAATCAGTTACGCTACTATTCTTACTGTTTTTACCAATGATGGGGCTTATGGTTTGGATCTATCAAAAATATAGCACTCAAATTTATCGTTCGATGCGTCAACGATTGAGTGAACTTAATACAAAATTAAATGAAAATATATTAGGAATGTCGATCATTCAGCAATTCCGACAAGAAAAAAGATTACAAAAAGATTTTGATGATATCAATGAGTCTTATGCAAATGGCAGAATAGCAATGGTAAAAATGAATGCATTGCTTCTTTATCCTTTTATTAGTTTATTGCAAGCTATTGCCTTAACGATGGTTCTTTATCTTTTTGGTTTTCAATCTTTCGATGGTTTTGTAGAAGTAGGAATTATCTACTCCTTTACAACCTACATTACTAATTTTTTCCGACCTCTAGGCATGATGATGGATAACTTAAGTGTCTTCCAGGATGGAATTGTGTCAAGTTATCGTGTAATTAGTACATTAGATAATCCTGAACTAGTTCCTGAACAACAAGAAGAAGAAGGACTAGAAATTACTAATGGAAAAATTGAATTTAAAAATGTTACCTTTTCATATGATGGGGAGCAAGACGTTTTAAAAGATATCTCCTTTACTGCCCATCCAGGAGAAACCGTTGCATTAGTCGGCCACACAGGAAGTGGTAAAAGTTCAATTATTAATGTTCTGATGCGTTTTTATGAGTTTACAGAAGGTGATATTTTAATAGATGGGAAATCGATTAAAGATTATCCAATGGAAGAAATCCGTGAAAAAATGGGTCTCGTTTTACAAGATTCTTTTCTTTTCTACGGTGACATCTCACGCAATATAAGATTAATGGATGAAAATATTCCGGATGTAGCTATTGAAAAAGCAGCTGAATTTGTTCATGCAGACGATTTCATTGAAAGTTTACCAAATGAGTATCATGCGAAGGTAATTGAAAGAGGAGCAAGTTATTCTAGTGGAGAACGTCAATTAATTTCGTTTGCTCGCACGATTATTCGCGATCCAAAAGTATTAATTCTTGACGAGGCAACTGCAAGTATTGATACGGAAACTGAAAATCTAATTCAACAAAGTATGGAGAAGATGCGGAAAGGTCGCACAACCATTGCGATTGCACACCGTCTTTCTACCATACGAGATGCTCAGTTAATCTTAGTTTTAGAAAAGGGTAGAATTGTAGAACGTGGGACTCATGAGGAGTTAATCGCTTTAGAAGGAACCTACTATGATATGTATCGTCTTCAATCAATGAACAATTAA